One genomic window of Nicotiana sylvestris chromosome 10, ASM39365v2, whole genome shotgun sequence includes the following:
- the LOC104230963 gene encoding serine/threonine-protein kinase AFC2-like isoform X3, producing MVEVDVLQLLGRYDRGGSRCVQLRNWFDYRNHICLVFEKLGPSLFDFLRKNSYRAFPVDLVREIGRQLLECVAFMHDMRLIHTDLKPENILFVSADYIKVPDYKGTPWSHRDRSFSKRLPKSSAIKVIDFGSTAYERPDHNYIVSTRHYRAPEVILGLGWSYPCDLWSVGCILVELCSGEALFQTHENLEHLAMMERVLGPLPSQMLKRVDRHAEKYVRRGRLDWPEGATSRESIKSVMKLPRLQNLVMQHVDHSAGDLIDLLQGLLRFDPSIRMTAHDALRHPFFTRDQYRRI from the exons ATGGTAGAAGTTGACGTGCTTCAGTTGCTAGGGAGATATGATAGGGGTGGAAGCCG TTGTGTCCAATTACGGAACTGGTTTGATTATCGTAACCATATTTGTTTA GTGTTTGAGAAGCTTGGGCCAAGCTTATTCGATTTTCTACGGAAAAACAGTTATCGCGCATTTCCGGTTGATCTAGTTCGTGAAATTGGAAGGCAATTGTTGGAATGTGTAGCAT TCATGCATGATATGCGTCTCATCCATACGGATCTTAAGCCCGAGAATATACTCTTTGTTTCTGCAGACTACATAAAAGTGCCTGACTACAAG GGTACACCATGGTCACACAGAGACAGATCATTTTCTAAAAGGTTACCAAAGTCAAGTGCTATCAAAGTAATTGATTTTGGTAGTACTGCTTACGAACGACCAGATCACAACTATATTGTGTCCACACGACATTACCGTGCACCTGAAGTTATTCTTG GCCTTGGATGGAGCTACCCGTGTGATTTATGGAGTGTGGGCTGCATCTTGGTAGAACTATGCTCG GGTGAAGCTTTATTCCAGACACACGAGAATTTGGAGCACCTGGCAATGATGGAAAGAGTATTGGGTCCACTACCATCACAAATGTTAAAAAGAGTGGA TCGGCATGCGGAGAAATATGTAAGGAGAGGTAGATTAGACTGGCCTGAAGGTGCCACTTCCAGAGAGAGCATAAAGTCCGTGATGAAGCTGCCTCGTCTTCAG AATTTGGTGATGCAGCATGTTGATCATTCAGCTGGAGATCTTATAGACCTGTTGCAAGGTCTCCTTAGATTTGATCCATCTATCAGGATGACGGCTCATGATGCGCTACGGCATCCCTTTTTCACCAGGGACCAATATCGGAGGATATAG
- the LOC104230963 gene encoding serine/threonine-protein kinase AFC2-like isoform X1 — protein sequence MEMEYVTEYPHPYMDRRPKKRPRLDWDPSHTPNKAQSGIYYGQEVGNSSSYVHSRLLPDHDSLYVKGLAQKGSPPQRDDDKDGHYMFELGENLTTRYKILKKIGEGTFGQVLECWDREQKGFVAIKIIRSIKKYREAAMVEVDVLQLLGRYDRGGSRCVQLRNWFDYRNHICLVFEKLGPSLFDFLRKNSYRAFPVDLVREIGRQLLECVAFMHDMRLIHTDLKPENILFVSADYIKVPDYKGTPWSHRDRSFSKRLPKSSAIKVIDFGSTAYERPDHNYIVSTRHYRAPEVILGLGWSYPCDLWSVGCILVELCSGEALFQTHENLEHLAMMERVLGPLPSQMLKRVDRHAEKYVRRGRLDWPEGATSRESIKSVMKLPRLQNLVMQHVDHSAGDLIDLLQGLLRFDPSIRMTAHDALRHPFFTRDQYRRI from the exons ATGGAAATGGAATACGTAACGGAGTATCCACATCCATACATGGATCGTCGTCCTAAGAAGCGTCCGAGATTAGATTGGGATCCTTCCCATACTCCCAACAAG GCTCAGTCAGGAATATATTATGGGCAAGAGGTTGGCAATTCATCGAGCTATGTGCATTCAAGGTTACTACCCGATCATGATAGTTTATATGTAAAAGGACTGGCTCAAAAAGGCTCTCCCCCACAGCGAGATGATGACAAAGATGGACATTACATGTTTGAGCTTGGAGAGAATTTAACTACTCGCT ATAAAATTCTCAAAAAGATTGGTGAAG GTACCTTTGGGCAAGTTCTAGAATGCTGGGACAGAGAGCAGAAGGGATTTGTTGCCATCAAAATTATCCGAAGTATCAAGAAGTATCGTGAAGCGGCAATGGTAGAAGTTGACGTGCTTCAGTTGCTAGGGAGATATGATAGGGGTGGAAGCCG TTGTGTCCAATTACGGAACTGGTTTGATTATCGTAACCATATTTGTTTA GTGTTTGAGAAGCTTGGGCCAAGCTTATTCGATTTTCTACGGAAAAACAGTTATCGCGCATTTCCGGTTGATCTAGTTCGTGAAATTGGAAGGCAATTGTTGGAATGTGTAGCAT TCATGCATGATATGCGTCTCATCCATACGGATCTTAAGCCCGAGAATATACTCTTTGTTTCTGCAGACTACATAAAAGTGCCTGACTACAAG GGTACACCATGGTCACACAGAGACAGATCATTTTCTAAAAGGTTACCAAAGTCAAGTGCTATCAAAGTAATTGATTTTGGTAGTACTGCTTACGAACGACCAGATCACAACTATATTGTGTCCACACGACATTACCGTGCACCTGAAGTTATTCTTG GCCTTGGATGGAGCTACCCGTGTGATTTATGGAGTGTGGGCTGCATCTTGGTAGAACTATGCTCG GGTGAAGCTTTATTCCAGACACACGAGAATTTGGAGCACCTGGCAATGATGGAAAGAGTATTGGGTCCACTACCATCACAAATGTTAAAAAGAGTGGA TCGGCATGCGGAGAAATATGTAAGGAGAGGTAGATTAGACTGGCCTGAAGGTGCCACTTCCAGAGAGAGCATAAAGTCCGTGATGAAGCTGCCTCGTCTTCAG AATTTGGTGATGCAGCATGTTGATCATTCAGCTGGAGATCTTATAGACCTGTTGCAAGGTCTCCTTAGATTTGATCCATCTATCAGGATGACGGCTCATGATGCGCTACGGCATCCCTTTTTCACCAGGGACCAATATCGGAGGATATAG
- the LOC104230963 gene encoding serine/threonine-protein kinase AFC2-like isoform X2, with protein sequence MGKRLAIHRAMCIQDKILKKIGEGTFGQVLECWDREQKGFVAIKIIRSIKKYREAAMVEVDVLQLLGRYDRGGSRCVQLRNWFDYRNHICLVFEKLGPSLFDFLRKNSYRAFPVDLVREIGRQLLECVAFMHDMRLIHTDLKPENILFVSADYIKVPDYKGTPWSHRDRSFSKRLPKSSAIKVIDFGSTAYERPDHNYIVSTRHYRAPEVILGLGWSYPCDLWSVGCILVELCSGEALFQTHENLEHLAMMERVLGPLPSQMLKRVDRHAEKYVRRGRLDWPEGATSRESIKSVMKLPRLQNLVMQHVDHSAGDLIDLLQGLLRFDPSIRMTAHDALRHPFFTRDQYRRI encoded by the exons ATGGGCAAGAGGTTGGCAATTCATCGAGCTATGTGCATTCAAG ATAAAATTCTCAAAAAGATTGGTGAAG GTACCTTTGGGCAAGTTCTAGAATGCTGGGACAGAGAGCAGAAGGGATTTGTTGCCATCAAAATTATCCGAAGTATCAAGAAGTATCGTGAAGCGGCAATGGTAGAAGTTGACGTGCTTCAGTTGCTAGGGAGATATGATAGGGGTGGAAGCCG TTGTGTCCAATTACGGAACTGGTTTGATTATCGTAACCATATTTGTTTA GTGTTTGAGAAGCTTGGGCCAAGCTTATTCGATTTTCTACGGAAAAACAGTTATCGCGCATTTCCGGTTGATCTAGTTCGTGAAATTGGAAGGCAATTGTTGGAATGTGTAGCAT TCATGCATGATATGCGTCTCATCCATACGGATCTTAAGCCCGAGAATATACTCTTTGTTTCTGCAGACTACATAAAAGTGCCTGACTACAAG GGTACACCATGGTCACACAGAGACAGATCATTTTCTAAAAGGTTACCAAAGTCAAGTGCTATCAAAGTAATTGATTTTGGTAGTACTGCTTACGAACGACCAGATCACAACTATATTGTGTCCACACGACATTACCGTGCACCTGAAGTTATTCTTG GCCTTGGATGGAGCTACCCGTGTGATTTATGGAGTGTGGGCTGCATCTTGGTAGAACTATGCTCG GGTGAAGCTTTATTCCAGACACACGAGAATTTGGAGCACCTGGCAATGATGGAAAGAGTATTGGGTCCACTACCATCACAAATGTTAAAAAGAGTGGA TCGGCATGCGGAGAAATATGTAAGGAGAGGTAGATTAGACTGGCCTGAAGGTGCCACTTCCAGAGAGAGCATAAAGTCCGTGATGAAGCTGCCTCGTCTTCAG AATTTGGTGATGCAGCATGTTGATCATTCAGCTGGAGATCTTATAGACCTGTTGCAAGGTCTCCTTAGATTTGATCCATCTATCAGGATGACGGCTCATGATGCGCTACGGCATCCCTTTTTCACCAGGGACCAATATCGGAGGATATAG